Proteins encoded together in one Candidatus Kaiserbacteria bacterium window:
- a CDS encoding DUF1653 domain-containing protein, with protein MEIELGKYRHFKGGEYEVIGVGRHSETLEELVFYRALYESKEFGKDALWARPLTLFTETVMHNGEEVLRFKKV; from the coding sequence ATGGAAATCGAGCTAGGAAAGTATCGACATTTTAAAGGAGGGGAGTATGAAGTTATTGGCGTAGGTCGTCACAGCGAAACGCTTGAAGAACTTGTGTTCTATCGCGCGCTGTACGAAAGCAAAGAATTCGGTAAAGACGCACTCTGGGCACGACCACTAACACTCTTTACTGAAACGGTCATGCATAATGGTGAAGAAGTCTTAAGATTCAAAAAAGTATGA
- a CDS encoding nucleotide pyrophosphohydrolase translates to MILYTVCMLKDAQKSVDNLVKGLEPPYWPPLSQFARLSEEVGEVARLLNHMYGLKPKKKEEAEQQLGEELADVLFTVVCLANSHNIDLDIEFEKALDKLRVRDKDRFVKK, encoded by the coding sequence ATGATTCTATATACTGTATGTATGTTAAAAGATGCCCAAAAAAGTGTAGACAACCTCGTGAAAGGACTTGAGCCTCCGTACTGGCCGCCGCTTTCACAATTTGCACGCCTTAGTGAAGAGGTGGGGGAGGTCGCACGACTTCTTAACCATATGTATGGGTTAAAGCCAAAGAAAAAAGAGGAGGCTGAGCAGCAACTTGGCGAAGAACTGGCTGACGTACTCTTCACTGTCGTATGCCTTGCTAACTCCCATAACATCGACCTTGATATCGAATTTGAAAAAGCACTCGATAAATTACGAGTACGCGACAAAGATAGGTTTGTTAAAAAGTAA
- a CDS encoding UvrD-helicase domain-containing protein gives MAEFELNPQQKEAVAHDSGPLMILAGAGAGKTRVITQRILELIKKGTPPEKILAVTFTNKAAKEMRERVLAMIDADVDINRPVSARATGLASPYVSTFHSLGVSILRENAKELGLKRHFTIFDRADSIRAVKNALKQLGLDPKQFEPRVMLSVISRHKSDGLSTDTYQPDVGDVKRHTLGRIWKEYEARLKKEGALDFDDLLLRTYILLRDNAEIRERYQKRWSHVHVDEYQDTNRVQFAITQLLVDEKANICVVGDIDQNIYSWRGANLANLLTFEEEFPGTKLVLLEENYRSTQNILAAANIIIEKNVKRKEKTLYTKNEAGELLSLYSAYSEDDEARFVMQKSQELIDSGVEPREIAVLYRANFQSRALEQAFMFAGVPYQVLGTRFFDRKEVKDVLSYIRAALNPDSQGDIARIVSTPPRGIGKMTLSKMFEGTEHELSPALQKKVAEFRAALKAIRDSAVSEKPSETIRFTVQKSGLEMKLRGGTEEDRERLENIKELATLASKYDELSPEEGIEKLLEDASLATDQDSLVKNHNAVKLMTVHASKGLEFDYVFLVGLEEGLFPHEKLDQNTDEEEERRLFYVALTRARKKIFLTHAIIRTIFGSQSMQTASQFIDDIGEEYIESSDEGHTPPHERKIDLIDF, from the coding sequence ATGGCAGAATTTGAGCTAAATCCACAACAAAAAGAGGCGGTTGCACACGACAGCGGCCCTCTCATGATTCTCGCTGGAGCTGGAGCTGGAAAAACGAGAGTCATTACACAAAGAATCTTAGAGTTAATCAAAAAAGGGACGCCTCCGGAGAAAATATTGGCTGTAACGTTTACCAACAAGGCGGCCAAAGAAATGCGCGAACGAGTACTCGCCATGATAGATGCTGACGTTGATATAAACCGTCCTGTTTCGGCACGAGCGACAGGTCTTGCAAGCCCCTACGTTTCAACATTTCACTCTTTAGGAGTTTCTATCTTGAGAGAGAATGCTAAAGAACTCGGTTTAAAGAGGCACTTCACAATATTCGATAGAGCAGACAGCATACGCGCGGTAAAAAATGCACTAAAGCAGCTCGGTCTTGACCCAAAACAATTTGAACCCCGTGTCATGTTAAGTGTTATTTCTCGACACAAATCCGATGGGTTAAGCACCGATACATACCAGCCAGACGTCGGTGACGTAAAGCGCCATACGCTCGGCAGAATCTGGAAAGAATACGAAGCGCGTCTCAAAAAAGAAGGGGCTCTTGATTTCGATGATTTGCTTTTGCGTACCTACATATTACTCAGAGATAACGCAGAAATTCGAGAACGCTACCAAAAACGTTGGTCCCATGTGCATGTTGACGAATATCAAGATACAAACCGTGTTCAATTTGCTATTACACAACTGCTCGTAGACGAAAAAGCAAACATTTGTGTTGTCGGTGATATCGATCAAAATATTTATTCATGGAGAGGCGCGAACTTAGCAAACCTTTTAACGTTCGAGGAAGAATTCCCTGGAACAAAGCTCGTACTTCTTGAGGAGAACTACCGATCAACCCAAAATATTCTTGCTGCCGCAAATATCATCATCGAAAAGAATGTAAAACGGAAAGAAAAAACGCTGTATACAAAAAACGAAGCAGGGGAGCTGCTTAGTTTATATAGTGCATATAGTGAAGATGACGAAGCACGATTCGTCATGCAAAAATCTCAAGAACTTATCGACTCTGGAGTGGAACCGCGAGAAATTGCAGTGCTGTACCGAGCAAACTTTCAATCACGTGCACTTGAACAAGCGTTTATGTTTGCAGGAGTTCCGTACCAAGTGCTCGGGACACGATTTTTTGACCGAAAAGAAGTGAAAGACGTATTAAGTTATATCCGAGCAGCTCTTAACCCAGATTCCCAAGGAGATATTGCACGCATTGTAAGTACACCTCCACGCGGAATCGGTAAAATGACTCTTTCAAAAATGTTTGAAGGCACAGAACACGAACTTTCTCCAGCGCTACAAAAAAAGGTGGCTGAATTTAGAGCTGCTCTTAAAGCTATACGAGACAGTGCTGTATCAGAAAAACCTTCAGAAACCATTCGGTTTACCGTACAAAAAAGCGGGCTAGAGATGAAATTACGTGGTGGAACAGAAGAAGATCGCGAACGCTTAGAGAACATAAAAGAACTTGCGACGTTGGCATCAAAATATGACGAGCTCTCTCCTGAAGAAGGTATCGAAAAACTACTTGAAGATGCGTCACTTGCCACAGACCAAGATTCCCTTGTAAAAAACCACAACGCAGTAAAACTTATGACAGTACATGCATCTAAAGGTCTTGAGTTTGATTATGTATTTTTAGTGGGACTTGAGGAGGGCCTCTTCCCACACGAGAAACTTGATCAAAATACTGACGAAGAAGAGGAGCGGCGACTGTTTTATGTTGCCCTCACTCGCGCACGAAAGAAGATTTTTCTTACTCATGCAATTATTCGTACCATCTTTGGATCTCAGTCTATGCAAACAGCATCACAATTCATTGATGATATAGGCGAAGAATATATCGAAAGTTCCGACGAAGGTCACACGCCACCACACGAAAGAAAAATAGATTTGATAGACTTCTAA
- a CDS encoding YifB family Mg chelatase-like AAA ATPase: MSFAQVFSAQTSLLSAHIVTIEIDLSKGLHAFSVVGLPDKAVEESRDRVSAALKNADFEKSSSFKAPKHNNMKIVVSLAPADLKKEGPLFDVPIAIAYLLASGELEASIEKLLFFGELSLDGKIKATTGVLPLVQKARSEGFNAVFVPEENAAEAALIEGITVFPTATLSQIVSHLRGTEEITPLSNSPHTVPYTPENHLESIRGQDHAKRGLTIAAAGGHNIALFGPPGTGKTMLAKALCSLLPNLPHDIALEVTSIHSIAGTLTETIVQRPPLRSPHHTASYVSLVGGGTIPRPGEITLAHRGVLFLDEFPEFDKRVINALRQPLEDKVVSITRAKGSAVFPSDFILIAALNPCPCGYYGSTKCTCAPAALQRYQQKLSGPIMDRIDMWIEVGAIEHSKLLEKPKKNNESDITRKKVADARTIQLKRFKKPKRLNSGMTPAGLSHHAPLSKECADILNNAATKMNLSPRAYHRCIKLARTIADIEKSANINETHILEALQYRPKQER, encoded by the coding sequence ATGTCCTTTGCTCAAGTTTTTAGTGCGCAAACATCACTCCTTTCTGCACATATCGTTACTATAGAAATTGACCTCTCAAAAGGTCTCCATGCGTTCTCGGTAGTTGGACTACCCGACAAAGCTGTCGAAGAATCTCGCGACAGAGTAAGTGCAGCACTAAAAAATGCTGACTTTGAAAAAAGTTCTAGTTTCAAAGCGCCAAAACACAACAACATGAAGATTGTAGTGTCTCTTGCGCCAGCTGATTTAAAGAAAGAAGGTCCTTTATTTGATGTGCCAATTGCCATCGCCTACCTACTGGCAAGCGGGGAACTGGAGGCATCAATCGAGAAACTTCTTTTCTTTGGTGAGCTTTCATTGGATGGAAAAATCAAAGCAACAACTGGCGTATTGCCTCTGGTACAAAAAGCACGAAGCGAAGGCTTTAATGCAGTCTTTGTACCAGAAGAGAATGCAGCTGAAGCAGCGCTTATCGAGGGTATTACTGTTTTCCCTACAGCCACACTTTCTCAAATTGTTTCTCACTTACGTGGCACAGAAGAAATAACTCCTTTAAGCAACTCACCACACACAGTACCGTATACACCTGAAAATCATCTCGAGTCTATACGAGGCCAAGACCATGCAAAGCGTGGCCTTACTATCGCAGCAGCAGGTGGTCATAACATCGCTCTTTTCGGTCCTCCTGGGACTGGTAAAACAATGCTCGCAAAAGCGCTCTGTTCCTTATTACCTAATTTACCTCACGACATAGCATTAGAAGTAACAAGTATTCACTCAATCGCTGGGACTCTTACAGAAACTATTGTACAACGCCCACCATTACGAAGTCCTCACCACACCGCAAGCTATGTTTCGCTTGTCGGTGGTGGCACTATACCGCGCCCAGGGGAGATAACGCTCGCTCACCGTGGCGTCCTTTTCCTTGATGAGTTCCCAGAATTCGATAAACGGGTCATTAATGCACTGCGCCAACCATTAGAAGACAAAGTGGTTTCTATAACGCGTGCAAAAGGTTCTGCTGTGTTTCCGTCTGATTTTATTCTCATTGCAGCGCTTAACCCTTGTCCGTGTGGCTATTACGGGAGCACTAAATGTACGTGTGCACCTGCTGCACTCCAGCGGTATCAGCAAAAGCTATCAGGACCTATAATGGACCGTATAGATATGTGGATTGAAGTTGGTGCAATAGAGCACAGTAAACTATTAGAGAAACCGAAAAAGAATAATGAATCCGATATTACGCGCAAAAAAGTTGCAGACGCCAGAACAATACAACTAAAACGCTTCAAGAAACCAAAACGTCTTAACAGCGGCATGACTCCAGCAGGACTAAGTCACCATGCGCCACTTTCAAAAGAGTGTGCTGATATTCTTAATAACGCTGCAACTAAAATGAATCTCTCACCGCGTGCGTACCATCGCTGTATAAAACTAGCTCGCACCATTGCCGACATTGAAAAGTCCGCCAATATTAACGAAACTCACATTCTTGAAGCACTTCAATATCGACCCAAACAAGAGAGATAA
- a CDS encoding M23 family metallopeptidase: MSYCGLIRSGYSVYRGFATDAEPYSVQNGTGTLIRLILSTDQDSDPSLRSYVKVQMTKISTTMWRNAVFLVVVISMVFPTGVHAGFFSNVFAAFSPTLAYTAHATYNSQTIPLPRAAQNIDPNPSKGGGDITIVNDSALLPASGPAGSLADVDEGSSYKNNGQISIYIVRPGDTLGDIAQMFDVSINTIRWGNDIARSEAIQPGQELVILPVTGIKYTVKNGGTLKDIIDKYGGDIEEAVEYNGFSATEHLVAGTEVIIPDGELAAPKAAAKVAQSRYTTTTSRPRGTSNVPSYSGFYIRPINGGTKTQGIHGYNAVDLAAPAGTPILASAAGKVIISKGSGWNGGYGKYIVIEHANGTQTLYSHNSRNQVFSGQSVVQGQVIGYVGSTGRSTGSHVHFEIRGAKNPF, translated from the coding sequence ATGAGCTATTGCGGACTTATTCGTAGTGGTTACAGTGTATATAGGGGGTTTGCGACTGATGCGGAACCCTATTCCGTACAAAACGGTACGGGCACGTTAATTAGGCTTATTTTATCTACAGATCAGGATTCTGATCCTAGTTTGCGTAGTTACGTAAAGGTTCAGATGACAAAAATATCAACCACAATGTGGCGTAACGCCGTGTTTCTTGTGGTCGTGATATCGATGGTTTTCCCAACCGGAGTACACGCGGGCTTCTTCAGTAATGTCTTCGCAGCGTTTTCTCCAACGCTTGCATACACTGCACACGCTACTTACAATTCACAAACTATTCCTCTCCCCCGTGCTGCTCAGAACATTGACCCGAATCCATCAAAAGGTGGAGGAGATATAACAATCGTAAATGACTCAGCGCTTTTACCAGCATCTGGTCCAGCAGGTTCTCTTGCAGACGTTGACGAAGGCAGTTCTTACAAAAATAACGGACAAATTAGTATTTACATTGTTCGCCCAGGAGACACTCTTGGTGACATTGCACAGATGTTTGACGTATCCATCAACACGATTCGATGGGGTAACGATATTGCACGTAGTGAAGCGATACAACCTGGGCAAGAGTTGGTAATTTTACCAGTGACTGGAATTAAATACACAGTAAAGAACGGAGGAACTTTGAAAGATATTATTGATAAGTACGGTGGCGACATAGAGGAAGCTGTTGAATATAATGGTTTCTCAGCAACGGAACATCTTGTTGCAGGTACGGAAGTGATTATCCCAGATGGTGAATTAGCAGCGCCAAAAGCGGCTGCAAAAGTGGCACAAAGCCGCTATACAACAACAACCTCACGCCCACGCGGGACATCAAACGTACCTAGCTACAGTGGTTTCTATATCCGACCAATCAATGGAGGAACTAAAACACAGGGTATACATGGATATAACGCAGTTGACCTTGCAGCACCTGCAGGAACTCCAATTCTTGCTTCAGCAGCAGGAAAAGTAATTATCTCCAAGGGAAGTGGATGGAATGGAGGATATGGAAAATATATTGTTATCGAACATGCTAATGGTACACAGACACTGTACTCACACAATTCACGAAACCAAGTGTTCTCAGGACAGAGTGTCGTACAAGGACAAGTTATCGGGTATGTAGGTTCGACAGGACGTTCAACTGGATCACATGTTCACTTTGAGATACGTGGTGCGAAGAACCCATTCTAG
- a CDS encoding ATP-binding protein, with amino-acid sequence MLKSKMQPTLFIFTGLPGTGKTTYAKTLAVDTHAKLFSLDSEMHKRYGDDHHVDLEIREQATKDELLPEIQSLLSAGTSVILDYGFYKQKEREKYKQIAEHIGVPSRIMYFTAPYQTLLERIGKRNEEEDNIHHIDKEILDILIERYEVPEGDIETIET; translated from the coding sequence TTGTTAAAAAGTAAGATGCAACCAACACTATTTATATTCACTGGATTACCCGGTACAGGGAAAACTACTTATGCCAAAACTCTCGCAGTAGATACTCACGCGAAACTATTCTCACTTGATTCAGAAATGCACAAGCGCTACGGGGATGACCACCACGTTGATCTTGAAATTCGCGAGCAGGCAACTAAAGATGAACTTCTTCCTGAAATACAATCCTTGCTCTCAGCTGGCACTTCGGTAATACTCGATTACGGATTTTACAAGCAAAAAGAACGGGAGAAATATAAACAAATCGCTGAACACATCGGCGTACCTTCGAGAATAATGTATTTCACAGCGCCCTACCAAACACTTTTGGAGCGAATAGGGAAGAGAAATGAGGAAGAAGATAACATTCACCATATTGATAAAGAGATTTTAGATATTCTCATTGAAAGATACGAGGTTCCTGAAGGAGATATCGAAACAATTGAAACATAA
- a CDS encoding TraR/DksA C4-type zinc finger protein: MKKLEERLSQEKAVLEIELSDIGKVDQSNPRNWEGTNGDYETGTADAAILADRFEEKTTNNGIVTELETRFNNITDALARIKKGTYGECNECGEKIPLARLEANPAAATCVAHAD; encoded by the coding sequence ATGAAGAAATTAGAAGAACGCCTCAGCCAAGAAAAGGCGGTTCTTGAGATTGAACTTTCTGATATTGGAAAGGTTGATCAATCGAACCCCCGAAATTGGGAAGGTACGAACGGCGATTACGAAACAGGTACAGCCGACGCTGCAATACTTGCAGACCGATTTGAAGAAAAGACAACAAATAACGGTATTGTTACTGAACTTGAAACACGTTTTAATAACATCACAGACGCTCTCGCACGCATCAAAAAAGGCACGTACGGAGAATGTAACGAGTGTGGTGAAAAAATCCCTCTCGCACGCCTCGAAGCAAACCCCGCTGCAGCAACGTGTGTTGCTCACGCTGACTAA
- the rsmA gene encoding ribosomal RNA small subunit methyltransferase A, with product MKAKKHLGQHFLTSKSVLKDMLSAAQITKDDTVLEIGPGKGVLTQALLETGATVIAVETDADMIEILEEKFGEHVQNKQLKIVHEDVLTLSLDDLITGDYKLVANIPYYITGEIIRRFLTADKPPLCMTLLVQKEVAHRIARDTRESILSISVKVFGQPRYVTTVAARYFSPAPKVDSAVLHIENISKKFFTGISENHFFKIVKSGFSSKRKKLVNNLAQFGTKDTIIDTLESLGLSENIRAEEVPLEKWKELASIL from the coding sequence ATGAAAGCAAAGAAACATCTTGGTCAACATTTCTTAACTTCAAAATCAGTGTTGAAAGACATGTTGTCTGCCGCACAAATAACAAAAGACGATACCGTCCTAGAAATAGGACCCGGGAAAGGAGTTTTGACACAAGCGTTGCTTGAAACTGGTGCTACTGTTATCGCAGTTGAGACAGATGCTGATATGATTGAGATTCTTGAAGAAAAATTCGGAGAACATGTACAAAATAAACAGCTTAAAATTGTTCACGAAGACGTACTTACATTATCACTAGACGACTTAATTACTGGTGATTACAAACTCGTTGCTAATATTCCATACTACATAACCGGCGAGATTATTCGTCGTTTTCTCACTGCAGATAAACCGCCGCTGTGTATGACGTTATTGGTTCAAAAAGAAGTGGCACATCGCATTGCTCGCGATACAAGGGAGAGCATACTAAGCATATCAGTTAAAGTGTTCGGACAACCACGATATGTGACTACTGTTGCGGCGCGCTATTTTAGCCCTGCACCGAAAGTAGATTCTGCTGTCTTACATATAGAAAACATTTCAAAAAAATTCTTCACTGGAATTTCAGAGAACCACTTTTTCAAAATAGTAAAAAGTGGTTTTAGTAGTAAGCGTAAAAAGTTGGTGAACAACCTCGCTCAGTTTGGCACAAAAGATACAATTATCGATACGCTTGAAAGCCTTGGCTTAAGCGAAAATATTCGTGCGGAAGAGGTGCCATTAGAAAAATGGAAAGAACTTGCGTCTATCTTGTAG